TGCGAATCGTAGCGCTCTTTCAGCGGCGGATTCCGAATTGTCGGCGGCGCAGGCAGACTTTGCCGATACGCTGGTTTCCTTGAGTGCCGAAGTGGCCAACTATTATGTTTCCTTACGCAGTACTCAGGCGCAGTTGGCGATTACCGAAGAATCTTTGTCAAGTTGGCGGGAAACCTTGCAGATGACGATCTGGCAAGCGGAAGCAGGGCAGGTATCGCAGTTCGATGTTGAGCAAGCACGACGTAGTTATCAGCAGACGATAGCGACGCTTCCACCGCTGCGTCAAAGTATCTTGGAGTCGCAGCATCAGCTGGCCGTTCTACTGGGACGACAGCCGGGGGAGCTTCCGACAGCCTTAAACGATATTTCCGATTTGCCGACAATCCCCGACTCAATCTTTCTGCCGTTGCCGTCCGAAGTGTTGCGCCAAAGACCGGATGTCAGAGCGGCCGAGCAGCGAGTGCTTGCCGCTATGGCACAAACCGACGTAGCCAAAGCCAACCTCCTGCCGAGTTTTGCGCTTGGCGGCCGTTTAGGTTGGGGGGCGAGCAATTTGAGTGATCTGTTTAATATTGGATCACTGGTGTCGTCCTTGTCGGCCAGTGTTGCGCAAACCTTGTTTGACGGCGAGTTGCGTCAGGGACAGCTTGATGCACAGCAGGAGGCTGAAGCGCAGGCGGTTCTGCAATACCGCAAGACGGTATTGAGCGCTTTGCAGGAGACCGAAAATGCATTGGCCAATTTGCAGCACAGCCGAGAAACCTTTCTGGCGCTGGAGTCTGCACTGCAAATTTCTCAGGAAGAGGAGAAGTTGGCATTGATACAGTACCAGGCCGGGGAACTCGACTTTTCCGATGTCATGGAGGCACAAAGAACCCGATTGTCGTTACGTAAGCAAAGTGTCGAGGCGCGTGCATCCGAGTTGGCCCAGGTGATTACTTTGTCCAAAGCGGTCGCAGGACACTGGGCAATGCAGCAAGCCACAGAAGCGGGCGATAACAAGAACATAACAGAAAATAATGCCGCTCCAGTAGATAAGACGGCAGAAGTGGAAGAGGTAAGCCATGCAAAATGATAGTCAAGCCAGTAACGACATGGAACGTTTGCAGCAGGAGTTGCAGTTGGATCGTCAAACCAAGTCGAAAAAATGGCGTTGGGCGTTTACGGTTTTATTTGCAGTAGCGGTTGTCTATGGCTTTTGGCTCTATGTCCAGAGCACGCCGGCGAGCGGTCAACCGATATACGAGCTGGGGAAAGTCTCCAAGGGAGATATTCGAGTCACGGTTTCGGCAACTGGAACCTTACAGCCGACCAACGAGGTCGAAGTGGGCAGTGAATTATCCGGGAAGATCGATGAAGTTCTGGTCGATTATAACGACCGGGTAGAGGTAGGACAGCTGCTGGCGAAATTGAATACCGATAAACTCGAGGCACAGGTATTGCAGTCGAAAGCGTCTCTGAAAGTGGCCGAAGCCGGTGTCCTTGAAGCCGAAGCGACGCTTCAAGAGGCGGAAGCTCAATACCTGCGTCTGCAAAACATTCGTAAAATGAGTGCCGGTAAACTGCCGTCGCAGGCCGATTTACTGGCTGCTCAGGCCAGTATGCAACGCGCTCAGGCAGCAAAGCAAACCGCTGTCGCTCAGGTGGAGCAGGCGAAGGCCAGTCTTGAACAGTATCTGACGGATATCAAAAAATCCGCAATCGTGTCGCCGATCAATGGAATTGTGCTGATCCGTTCGATAGAGGTCGGTCAGACGGTAGCGGCGTCCATGACCGCACCGGTACTGTTTACCCTGGCCGAAGATTTAACCAAGATGGAATTGCAGGTGGATGTGGACGAGGCGGATGTCGGTCTGGTTGAAGCCGGGCAGAGAGCGAGTTTTACCGTGGATGCTTACCCGAATCAGAAATTTCCGGCAACAATCAAACAGGTGCGCTTCGGTTCCGAGAGCACCGACGGCGTAGTGACCTATACGACTTTGCTTGAAGTCGATAATCCGGATTTGAAATTGCGCCCGGGCATGACGGCGACGTCGGACATCCTGGTTAAGGAACGTTTGAACACCTTGATGATTCCGATCGCCGCGACCCGGTTTACGCCGGAGTTGCTGGGTGACGGTCAGGAAGTTCAGGATAAAAGTGTGCTGGATTCCTTAATGCCGCGTCCACGCAGTGGCAGCAATATGACGGTGAAAAAAGAGTCGGTTCCGCAAGGTTATCAGCGGGTATGGCGCCTGAATCAAGGGTTGCCTGAAGCACTGTTGGTTAAGACCGGCGAAAGCAGCGGGCGAATGGTCGAGGTGCTGGAAGGCGAACTTGCGGAAGGGGGTGAGCTGATTGTCGGTGTCGAGGTGCCTTTGCAATGAACTCTCAGCAAGCACCTCTGATCGAATTCAACGAGGTTGTTAAAGCCTACGGAAAGGGCGGATCGGAGTTTCTGGCTCTTAAAGGGGTCGATTTTCAGATTTATCAGGGCGAGTTTGTCGCCATTATGGGGCCGAGCGGTTCGGGCAAATCGACGGTAATGAATGTTCTTGGGTGTCTGGATACGCCGACATCGGGACAATATCTGTTTCACGGTATTCATGTGGAAACGTTGAACCGCGACCAGCGTGCGCTTTTGAGACGCAATTATCTCGGTTTCGTGTTTCAGGGGTTTAACCTTCTGGCCCGTACCTCGGCGCTGGAAAATGTCGAGCTGCCTTTGGTTTATCGCGGTTTAAAACGCAGTGAAAGACATGCGGCGGCGCGTAAAGCGTTGGAACTGGTCGGATTGCAAGGTTGGGAAGATCACGCGCCGGGAGAGCTTTCGGGCGGTCAGCAACAGAGGGTGGCGATTGCCCGGGCACTGGTGACCAATCCTAAAGTTCTGCTGGCCGACGAACCGACCGGGAATCTGGATACGGCGCGCAGTGAAGAGATTATGGCGTTGCTCAGTCGGCTCAATTCCGATCTGGGGATTACCGTTCTGATGGTAACGCATGAGCCGGAGATGGCAGCCTACGCCAATCGCTTGATTCACTTCGTTGACGGCAAGGTCGAACGCGATCAATATCAGGAGGCGAAGCAATGATCTGGAATGCATTTCTGCTGGCCGTGCGAGAGATTCGACGCAACCTTATGCGCTCTATTTTGACCATGCTGGGGATCATTATCGGGGTCGCGGCGGTCATTACCATGGTGACTCTGGGGAATGGTGCAACCGCTCAGGTGGCGGCGGAAATCTCCGGCCTCGGCAGTAATCTGCTGATGGTTCGTCCCGGTCAGCGTATGGGGCCGGGACAGCGTTCGGGCGGGAAAAGTTTCACTCTCGAGGATGCCGACGCCATTCGTCAGCAGGTTGCATCGATTGTTGCCGTGGCGCCGACGGCTAACGCATCCGTTACCGCTGTTTACGGCAATGAAAACTGGTCCAGTTCCGTTGTCGGCAGTAATAACGATTACTTTATTACCGGGAACTGGGAACTGGCTGCGGGGCG
The genomic region above belongs to Thiomicrorhabdus xiamenensis and contains:
- a CDS encoding efflux transporter outer membrane subunit yields the protein MKLPLISGALAVCFLSACTAPQVREVPREKAPEQWQANKEESEVSRSFYQGESADVNERPPWWQTLQEPLLNRLIEEAIQANPDVLSAQSAIRQARAYRKQANATLFPTVTASGAYSASRNHDTNVTTDAYSTVIDASWEADVFGANRSALSAADSELSAAQADFADTLVSLSAEVANYYVSLRSTQAQLAITEESLSSWRETLQMTIWQAEAGQVSQFDVEQARRSYQQTIATLPPLRQSILESQHQLAVLLGRQPGELPTALNDISDLPTIPDSIFLPLPSEVLRQRPDVRAAEQRVLAAMAQTDVAKANLLPSFALGGRLGWGASNLSDLFNIGSLVSSLSASVAQTLFDGELRQGQLDAQQEAEAQAVLQYRKTVLSALQETENALANLQHSRETFLALESALQISQEEEKLALIQYQAGELDFSDVMEAQRTRLSLRKQSVEARASELAQVITLSKAVAGHWAMQQATEAGDNKNITENNAAPVDKTAEVEEVSHAK
- a CDS encoding efflux RND transporter periplasmic adaptor subunit gives rise to the protein MQNDSQASNDMERLQQELQLDRQTKSKKWRWAFTVLFAVAVVYGFWLYVQSTPASGQPIYELGKVSKGDIRVTVSATGTLQPTNEVEVGSELSGKIDEVLVDYNDRVEVGQLLAKLNTDKLEAQVLQSKASLKVAEAGVLEAEATLQEAEAQYLRLQNIRKMSAGKLPSQADLLAAQASMQRAQAAKQTAVAQVEQAKASLEQYLTDIKKSAIVSPINGIVLIRSIEVGQTVAASMTAPVLFTLAEDLTKMELQVDVDEADVGLVEAGQRASFTVDAYPNQKFPATIKQVRFGSESTDGVVTYTTLLEVDNPDLKLRPGMTATSDILVKERLNTLMIPIAATRFTPELLGDGQEVQDKSVLDSLMPRPRSGSNMTVKKESVPQGYQRVWRLNQGLPEALLVKTGESSGRMVEVLEGELAEGGELIVGVEVPLQ
- a CDS encoding ABC transporter ATP-binding protein, translating into MNSQQAPLIEFNEVVKAYGKGGSEFLALKGVDFQIYQGEFVAIMGPSGSGKSTVMNVLGCLDTPTSGQYLFHGIHVETLNRDQRALLRRNYLGFVFQGFNLLARTSALENVELPLVYRGLKRSERHAAARKALELVGLQGWEDHAPGELSGGQQQRVAIARALVTNPKVLLADEPTGNLDTARSEEIMALLSRLNSDLGITVLMVTHEPEMAAYANRLIHFVDGKVERDQYQEAKQ